A stretch of the Vagococcus xieshaowenii genome encodes the following:
- a CDS encoding oligopeptide ABC transporter substrate-binding protein — protein sequence MMTAATLLVACGGDDKKGKDKDASQGVDIATLPVKSTNQDKAIAGQTMEVAVVMDTQFKGLFLWELYEDSYDAEFMAPSHGSLFTSDEDFVITNDGVASLDLDVEGKKATIKIQEDLKWSDGEAVTAEDMIYPYEIIGHKDYTGVRYDTTFTNIVGMEEYHAGKADSISGIKKIDDKTIEISYKEMNPSMQQLGGGIWNYAAPKHVLKDVAIKDLEKADAVRRNPVTFGPYKMSKIVAGESVTFTPNEYYYKGKPALDKLVFTVVPTASSMEAMRASKYDMMIKMATDTYPNYKDTEGFEMLGREELSYTYVGFKLGKWDADKGEVVTDPNAKMADKSLRQAMGYAVNNDQVGEKFYNGLRSNASTLIPPVFGSLHNDSIEGFTENKDKAKELLADAGFKDVDGDGFVEDKNGKPLVIKFASMDGGETAQPLADYYVQSWKEIGLNVQLSTGRLIDFQSFYDKLKNDDKEIDVFQGAWGTGTDPTPTGLYGRTAQFNYTRFASEENDKLLAAIDSNDSFDPEKRKEAFDAWQKYAAEEAFVIPTLYRNEVLPVNTRVTGVDWTSNVLAQDLWFNIGVTAESRTAK from the coding sequence ATGATGACTGCCGCAACTTTATTAGTAGCATGTGGCGGAGATGACAAAAAAGGTAAAGACAAAGATGCATCACAAGGTGTAGATATTGCAACTTTACCAGTAAAAAGTACTAACCAAGACAAAGCTATTGCTGGTCAAACAATGGAAGTTGCTGTTGTAATGGATACACAATTCAAAGGCTTATTCTTATGGGAATTATATGAAGACAGCTATGATGCTGAATTCATGGCACCTTCTCATGGATCACTTTTCACATCGGATGAAGATTTCGTTATTACAAACGATGGTGTAGCGTCATTAGATTTAGATGTAGAAGGAAAAAAAGCGACTATCAAGATTCAAGAAGATTTAAAATGGTCTGATGGGGAAGCTGTCACAGCTGAAGATATGATTTATCCGTATGAAATCATTGGACATAAAGATTACACAGGTGTTCGTTATGATACAACATTTACTAATATTGTAGGTATGGAAGAATACCACGCTGGTAAAGCTGATTCAATTTCAGGAATCAAGAAGATTGATGACAAAACAATTGAAATCTCATACAAAGAAATGAATCCAAGCATGCAACAACTAGGCGGAGGCATCTGGAATTACGCAGCTCCTAAACATGTATTAAAAGATGTGGCTATTAAAGACTTAGAAAAAGCTGACGCTGTACGTCGTAATCCTGTAACATTTGGACCATATAAAATGTCTAAAATCGTTGCTGGTGAGTCAGTTACGTTCACACCAAATGAATACTACTACAAAGGTAAACCGGCTCTAGATAAACTTGTTTTTACTGTTGTACCAACTGCTTCATCAATGGAAGCTATGCGTGCGTCTAAATACGATATGATGATTAAGATGGCAACAGATACATACCCTAACTATAAAGACACTGAAGGTTTTGAAATGTTAGGTCGTGAAGAATTATCTTACACATATGTAGGTTTCAAACTTGGTAAATGGGATGCTGATAAAGGCGAAGTCGTAACGGATCCAAATGCTAAAATGGCAGACAAATCTTTACGTCAAGCAATGGGATACGCAGTAAATAATGACCAAGTAGGAGAAAAATTCTATAACGGTTTACGTTCAAATGCTAGCACATTGATTCCACCGGTATTTGGTTCATTACATAATGATTCAATCGAAGGCTTTACTGAAAATAAAGACAAAGCAAAAGAATTATTAGCAGATGCAGGTTTTAAAGATGTAGATGGTGATGGATTTGTTGAAGATAAGAATGGTAAGCCATTGGTTATTAAATTTGCCTCAATGGACGGTGGAGAAACGGCACAACCATTAGCAGATTATTATGTGCAATCTTGGAAAGAAATTGGTTTAAATGTCCAATTATCAACAGGACGTTTAATTGACTTCCAATCATTCTATGATAAGTTGAAAAATGATGATAAAGAAATTGATGTCTTCCAAGGAGCATGGGGAACAGGTACTGATCCAACCCCAACTGGTTTATATGGAAGAACAGCACAATTCAACTACACACGTTTTGCAAGTGAAGAAAATGATAAATTATTAGCAGCAATTGATTCTAATGATTCATTTGACCCAGAAAAACGTAAAGAAGCATTTGATGCATGGCAAAAATATGCAGCTGAAGAAGCTTTTGTAATTCCAACTCTTTACCGTAATGAAGTATTACCAGTTAATACTCGAGTAACAGGTGTTGATTGGACAAGTAATGTTTTAGCGCAAGACTTATGGTTTAATATTGGAGTGACTGCAGAAAGCAGAACAGCTAAATAA
- a CDS encoding ABC transporter permease — MSEDVKKDTAVVESIPPMGFRMIAREFKKDKLAMFSLILLIAILLFVFIGSIFVDQDKVMYVSIFDKYAAPGTYSDTKGMSFLLGADEGGRDVFGQLIIGARNSIWIGFAITVITSIIGVGLGIVAGYYGGAIDNILMRIVDFIMILPTQMLIIVFVTIVPKFNVWSFIGIMCLFYWVGKARLFRSKTLSESRRDYISASKTLGTNDFKVMFRELMPNLSSLIITNLTMNFAANIGIETTLTFLGFGLPASNPSLGTLIAYARNGDVLSNMLWIWLPASLLILIMMLAINYVGQAFKRSADARQRLG, encoded by the coding sequence ATGTCAGAAGATGTAAAAAAAGATACAGCAGTTGTGGAAAGTATCCCACCAATGGGATTCCGCATGATTGCGCGTGAATTTAAAAAAGATAAATTAGCGATGTTCTCTTTAATTTTATTAATCGCTATTCTACTATTTGTATTTATTGGTTCAATTTTTGTTGACCAAGATAAAGTGATGTACGTCAGCATTTTTGATAAGTATGCAGCACCAGGAACATATAGTGACACTAAAGGAATGAGTTTCTTATTAGGTGCAGATGAAGGTGGTCGTGATGTATTCGGTCAATTGATTATCGGCGCTAGAAACTCGATCTGGATTGGTTTTGCTATTACAGTTATTACTTCAATTATTGGGGTAGGATTAGGAATTGTTGCTGGTTATTATGGTGGCGCAATTGATAACATTTTAATGCGAATTGTCGATTTCATCATGATTTTACCAACACAAATGTTAATCATTGTATTTGTAACGATTGTACCTAAATTTAATGTTTGGTCATTTATTGGGATTATGTGTTTATTCTACTGGGTAGGGAAAGCACGTTTGTTCAGATCTAAGACGTTATCAGAATCAAGAAGAGATTATATTAGTGCATCAAAAACATTAGGAACAAATGATTTCAAAGTCATGTTCCGTGAATTAATGCCTAACTTAAGCTCATTAATTATTACCAACTTAACGATGAACTTTGCAGCAAATATTGGGATTGAAACAACCTTAACGTTCTTAGGATTTGGTTTACCAGCAAGTAACCCAAGTTTAGGAACATTGATTGCTTATGCAAGAAATGGTGATGTTTTATCTAACATGTTATGGATTTGGCTACCAGCGTCACTATTAATTTTAATTATGATGTTAGCTATTAACTATGTTGGTCAAGCATTCAAACGCTCAGCAGATGCACGTCAACGATTAGGGTAA
- the opp4B gene encoding oligopeptide ABC transporter permease: MWKTILRRVLLMIPQVIILSVFIFLLAQAMPGDPFTGLINPNMDPAAIEALREQAGLNDPWYTQYFRWVGNALQGDFGTSFLYKMPVAEIIGQRAINTILLSIVTVILTYLIALPLGLFAGRFQNSWFDKAVVIYNFVSFAIPVFIFALLMLFIFGYRLDWFPTTGSVSANVEPGTMAYVWDKFHHLILPALSQALLGTAVTIQYLRSEVIDSQNLDYVRTARSKGVPTNKVYTRHIFRNASLPIASQLGYEITGLISGSVVIEQIFAYPGIGKLFIDSLLQRDYTVITALILILGIMTLIGTLLSDIIMSIVDPRIRIQ; this comes from the coding sequence TTCTTTTAATGATCCCACAAGTCATTATTTTAAGTGTTTTCATCTTCTTACTTGCTCAAGCAATGCCAGGAGATCCATTTACAGGTTTAATTAATCCAAACATGGACCCAGCTGCAATCGAAGCACTTCGTGAACAAGCTGGTTTAAATGACCCATGGTACACGCAGTACTTCCGTTGGGTAGGGAATGCTTTACAAGGTGATTTTGGAACAAGTTTCTTATACAAAATGCCAGTTGCTGAAATTATCGGACAACGCGCAATTAACACGATTTTATTATCAATTGTGACAGTTATTTTAACTTATTTAATTGCGTTACCATTAGGGCTGTTTGCAGGACGTTTCCAAAACTCATGGTTTGATAAAGCAGTTGTTATTTACAATTTTGTGAGTTTCGCTATTCCAGTATTCATTTTTGCTTTATTAATGTTATTTATTTTTGGTTACAGATTAGATTGGTTCCCAACAACAGGATCTGTTTCGGCAAATGTTGAGCCAGGTACAATGGCTTATGTTTGGGATAAATTCCATCATTTAATTTTACCAGCACTAAGTCAAGCGCTATTAGGAACTGCCGTAACGATTCAGTACTTACGAAGTGAAGTAATTGATTCACAAAACTTAGATTATGTTAGAACAGCACGTTCAAAAGGTGTGCCAACTAACAAAGTGTATACACGTCACATTTTCCGTAACGCCTCATTACCGATTGCTTCACAATTAGGTTATGAGATTACAGGATTAATTAGTGGATCAGTTGTAATTGAACAAATTTTTGCTTATCCAGGTATCGGTAAATTATTTATCGACTCATTATTACAGCGTGACTACACAGTCATCACTGCCTTAATTTTGATTCTTGGTATTATGACGTTAATTGGGACTCTACTATCAGATATTATTATGAGTATTGTTGACCCGAGAATTCGTATTCAGTAG